Proteins found in one Abyssibius alkaniclasticus genomic segment:
- a CDS encoding histidine phosphotransferase family protein, with amino-acid sequence MTRPNIESQAIARICHDLISPIGAISNGVELLSEVNGRSPELDLIAQSARAARDKISFFRLAFDGATPGVTIAGSTVAQTAVSMFQSARMRANPMHLPETLPRDEARLLLLLMLCVESALPLGGQLDVAGSAPRFTLTGNGRRIALEAEYWAHLQHGAPLAAPSATRVHFALARAALAECGLHVRFSAGETQLSVQTSPA; translated from the coding sequence ATGACGAGACCCAACATTGAATCGCAAGCGATTGCGCGTATCTGCCACGATCTGATTTCGCCCATCGGGGCCATCAGCAACGGCGTTGAACTGCTGAGCGAGGTGAATGGCCGCTCGCCGGAATTGGACCTGATCGCGCAAAGCGCACGGGCGGCACGCGACAAGATCAGCTTTTTCCGCCTTGCCTTTGATGGTGCAACGCCCGGCGTTACCATTGCTGGCAGCACTGTCGCGCAAACCGCCGTTTCAATGTTTCAATCCGCGCGGATGCGCGCCAACCCGATGCACCTGCCCGAAACCCTGCCGCGCGATGAGGCGCGGCTGTTGCTGTTGCTTATGCTGTGCGTTGAAAGCGCGCTGCCTTTGGGTGGCCAGCTGGATGTTGCGGGCAGCGCGCCGCGTTTCACCCTTACGGGCAACGGGCGGCGCATTGCGCTTGAGGCAGAGTATTGGGCCCATCTGCAACATGGCGCGCCGCTCGCGGCCCCCAGCGCCACACGCGTGCATTTCGCGCTGGCGCGCGCGGCATTGGCCGAATGCGGGCTGCATGTGCGATTCAGCGCAGGCGAAACGCAGCTAAGCGTGCAGACTTCCCCAGCCTAA
- the gmk gene encoding guanylate kinase: MARRGLLIILSSPSGAGKSTLSRRVLESDPDVVFSVSATTRTPRPGEVDGKDYVFKSRAEFQALVDSNGMLEHAEVFGNLYGSPRAPVEAAINAGRDVLFDVDWQGGQQIRQSPLSDAVVSIFILPPSIAALRDRLTRRGQDSAEVVAGRMAKSLDEISHWAEYDHIVINDDVDRAAEELRAIVTAARLRKNQRPGLGGFVAGLNAEFKEMSAL; this comes from the coding sequence ATCGCCCGTCGCGGGCTGCTGATCATCCTGTCCTCCCCCTCGGGTGCGGGCAAGTCCACCCTGTCGCGCCGCGTGCTGGAAAGTGATCCGGATGTGGTGTTTTCAGTCTCCGCCACCACCCGCACGCCGCGTCCGGGCGAGGTGGACGGGAAAGATTATGTCTTCAAATCGCGCGCCGAATTTCAGGCGCTGGTCGACAGCAACGGAATGCTTGAACATGCCGAAGTATTTGGCAATTTATATGGCAGCCCGCGCGCACCCGTTGAAGCCGCGATCAATGCCGGGCGCGATGTTCTGTTCGATGTCGATTGGCAGGGCGGCCAGCAAATCCGCCAGTCTCCGTTAAGCGATGCGGTAGTTTCAATCTTCATTTTGCCGCCCTCCATTGCGGCTTTGCGCGACCGGCTGACAAGGCGGGGGCAGGATTCAGCCGAAGTGGTGGCCGGGCGCATGGCCAAATCGCTCGACGAAATCAGCCATTGGGCGGAATATGACCATATCGTCATCAATGACGATGTTGATCGCGCCGCCGAAGAGTTGCGCGCAATCGTGACCGCCGCGCGGCTGCGCAAGAATCAGCGGCCGGGGCTGGGGGGGTTTGTGGCCGGGCTGAATGCCGAGTTCAAGGAAATGAGCGCGCTTTAG
- a CDS encoding YicC/YloC family endoribonuclease: MGNHIHSMTGFAALSGSHAGLSWEWDIRAVNARGLDIRLRLAEGFEALETPLRRALGTELARGSVSITLKLARRSLEYGIALNVDGLNAALALVDAARQQAARQGVELATASIADVLQMRGVIETGGIADIPASAVGAATAQIPDLLAALNAMRASEGAALAAVLAGQLARLAALTDAAQSCGEARAAAAGAVLHDRVTALLATAKQGDTALDSARLAQELALLAVKTDITEEIDRLKAHIAAAHALLAGGGAIGRRLDFLMQEFNREANTLCSKAQSNDLTRIGLDLKVVIDQMREQAQNLE, encoded by the coding sequence ATGGGCAATCACATACATTCGATGACAGGTTTTGCCGCGCTTTCGGGCAGCCATGCAGGGCTAAGCTGGGAGTGGGATATTCGCGCGGTGAACGCGCGCGGGCTGGATATCCGGCTGCGTCTGGCCGAGGGGTTTGAGGCGCTCGAAACCCCGCTCCGCCGCGCTTTGGGCACAGAGCTTGCGCGCGGGAGCGTGTCGATCACCCTGAAACTGGCGCGCCGAAGCCTCGAATACGGCATTGCGCTGAATGTGGATGGGCTGAATGCCGCGCTTGCGCTGGTGGACGCCGCCCGCCAGCAGGCCGCCAGACAGGGCGTTGAACTGGCCACGGCCAGCATTGCCGATGTGTTGCAAATGCGCGGGGTCATCGAGACGGGCGGCATCGCCGACATTCCGGCCAGCGCGGTTGGTGCAGCCACAGCGCAAATTCCCGACCTGCTGGCCGCGCTGAACGCGATGCGCGCCAGCGAAGGTGCTGCACTGGCTGCGGTGTTGGCTGGTCAGCTTGCCCGGCTTGCCGCGCTCACCGATGCGGCGCAAAGCTGCGGCGAGGCGCGGGCGGCGGCGGCGGGCGCAGTGCTGCATGATCGTGTGACAGCCCTGCTGGCCACGGCCAAACAGGGCGATACCGCGCTTGATTCTGCGCGGCTGGCGCAAGAGCTTGCATTGCTGGCGGTGAAAACGGACATCACCGAAGAGATTGACCGGCTCAAGGCCCATATCGCGGCCGCACACGCGCTTTTGGCCGGTGGCGGCGCCATTGGGCGGCGGCTGGATTTTCTGATGCAGGAGTTCAACCGCGAGGCAAACACCCTGTGTTCCAAAGCCCAATCCAACGACTTGACCCGCATCGGATTGGACCTGAAAGTAGTGATCGACCAAATGCGTGAACAGGCCCAGAACCTTGAATAA
- a CDS encoding PAS domain-containing protein has product MSDVALQTLYNLWSQTRAERLAPFRAEIETPRAGPLAAIVFQLEIQGDIAKIRHPGAVLNKIAGAEAHGRPLVSLMSHESRAQLVLVMKKVLETPAVAELVLNAQDDNGEVFSVNLLLMPLRSDFGVMDRMLCGITSAAPPAATPLTLSIADVQIKTIAAARFDAQTMPGFSEPAAAFGAQDTPKFQQVSDNPAAQSGVSRGRFRVIKGGLDEG; this is encoded by the coding sequence ATGAGCGACGTTGCATTGCAAACGCTATATAATTTGTGGAGTCAGACCCGCGCTGAACGGCTTGCACCCTTTCGCGCCGAAATCGAAACGCCCCGCGCTGGGCCGCTGGCCGCGATCGTCTTTCAGCTCGAAATTCAGGGCGACATTGCCAAAATCCGCCATCCCGGCGCAGTGTTGAACAAAATTGCGGGGGCCGAAGCGCATGGCCGGCCGCTGGTTTCGCTGATGAGCCATGAAAGCCGCGCGCAACTGGTTCTGGTGATGAAAAAGGTGCTGGAGACCCCCGCCGTGGCCGAGCTTGTGTTGAATGCGCAAGATGACAACGGCGAGGTGTTTTCGGTGAACCTGCTGCTGATGCCGTTGCGCAGCGATTTTGGCGTGATGGACCGTATGCTGTGCGGCATTACCAGCGCCGCGCCACCCGCCGCAACACCGCTTACGCTAAGCATTGCCGATGTCCAGATCAAAACAATCGCCGCGGCGCGGTTCGACGCGCAGACCATGCCGGGGTTCTCCGAGCCAGCCGCTGCATTTGGCGCACAGGACACGCCGAAATTTCAGCAGGTCAGCGACAATCCAGCCGCGCAATCGGGCGTTTCGCGCGGCCGGTTCCGGGTTATCAAGGGCGGGTTGGACGAAGGCTAG
- the serB gene encoding phosphoserine phosphatase SerB, translating to MNSFLVVTSARNLVAADVDAAQNALVAHGYKGGAAQGLDDYAVQIPFASDRPEFAPANWLPESDLDLNITPARGREKRALVADMDSTIIGVECIDELADYAGVKAEVAEITERAMQGGLDFEGALIARVALLKDLPVSKLGQCYDERVRLNLGARRLVQTMVARGAYTALVSGGFTFFSSRVAAEAGFNEHRANVLERKGERLTGTVEMPILGRQAKLDALLEICAAQKIAPEETIALGDGANDLAMVKAAGLGVAYRAKPALAEQANAVLNHSDLRAVLALQGLVV from the coding sequence ATGAACAGCTTTCTGGTGGTTACATCCGCGCGCAACCTTGTTGCCGCGGATGTGGATGCAGCCCAAAATGCCCTTGTGGCGCACGGCTACAAGGGCGGTGCGGCGCAGGGATTGGATGATTATGCGGTGCAAATTCCGTTTGCATCGGACAGGCCCGAATTTGCGCCCGCCAACTGGCTGCCCGAAAGTGATCTGGACCTGAATATCACCCCGGCCAGGGGCCGCGAGAAGCGCGCGCTGGTGGCCGATATGGATAGCACGATCATCGGCGTTGAATGCATTGACGAGCTTGCCGATTATGCCGGGGTAAAGGCCGAGGTTGCCGAAATTACCGAACGTGCCATGCAGGGCGGGCTGGATTTTGAAGGCGCGCTCATTGCCCGCGTGGCCTTGCTCAAAGACCTGCCCGTAAGCAAACTTGGGCAATGCTATGACGAGCGTGTGCGCCTCAATCTTGGGGCGCGGCGGCTGGTGCAGACAATGGTGGCGCGCGGTGCCTATACGGCGCTTGTCTCTGGCGGTTTTACCTTTTTCAGCAGTCGTGTCGCAGCCGAGGCAGGGTTCAATGAACACCGCGCCAACGTGCTGGAACGCAAGGGCGAACGGCTGACCGGCACGGTCGAGATGCCGATTCTGGGCCGTCAGGCCAAGCTTGACGCGCTTTTGGAAATTTGTGCCGCCCAAAAGATTGCGCCCGAAGAAACCATTGCCCTTGGCGATGGTGCGAATGATCTGGCGATGGTCAAAGCCGCCGGTTTGGGCGTGGCCTACCGCGCCAAACCCGCGCTGGCCGAACAGGCCAATGCCGTGCTGAACCATTCCGATCTGCGCGCCGTGCTGGCGCTTCAGGGGCTGGTTGTTTAG
- a CDS encoding class II 3-deoxy-7-phosphoheptulonate synthase — protein sequence MTKAWTKSGWRNLPRVQMPDYTDPGALARVEGQLSAYPPLVFAGETRRLKKALAEVAEGRAFLLQGGDCAESFSEFSADLIRDTFKVMLQMAVVLTFGGKTPVVKIGRMAGQFAKPRSAPTETIGGVELPSYRGDIINDIAFTPEARIPAPDKMLQAYTQAAASLNLLRAFSTGGFADITRVHSWTLESTQGAEGYEQYHKLANRISEALDFMKAAGVSSSSVESLAKVDFYTSHEALLLEYEEALCRVDSLSGQSVAGSGHMIWIGDRTRQPDGAHVEFCRGVMNPIGLKCGPSLEPDELLRLIDTLNPENEAGRLTLIARFGAGKVENHLPGLIRAVEREGRKVVWSCDPMHGNTIKSPSGYKTRPFEQVLAEMREFFAIHKAEGSYAGGVHFEMTGKDVTECTGGGLRAVTDEDLSDRYHTACDPRLNASQSLELAFLVAGELHKRAEAERAAV from the coding sequence ATGACAAAAGCTTGGACAAAATCGGGATGGCGCAACCTGCCGCGGGTGCAGATGCCAGATTATACCGACCCCGGCGCGCTTGCGCGGGTTGAAGGCCAGCTTTCTGCCTATCCGCCGCTGGTCTTCGCGGGCGAAACCCGTCGCCTGAAAAAAGCCTTGGCCGAAGTGGCCGAGGGGCGCGCGTTTTTGCTGCAGGGTGGGGATTGCGCCGAAAGCTTTTCGGAATTTTCCGCCGACCTGATCCGCGATACGTTCAAGGTGATGCTGCAAATGGCCGTCGTGCTGACATTCGGCGGCAAAACCCCGGTGGTCAAGATCGGCCGCATGGCGGGGCAGTTTGCCAAGCCGCGCTCGGCCCCGACCGAAACCATTGGCGGTGTGGAACTGCCCAGCTACCGTGGTGACATCATCAACGATATCGCCTTCACACCGGAAGCGCGCATTCCCGCACCCGACAAGATGCTGCAGGCCTATACCCAGGCCGCCGCCAGCCTGAACCTGCTGCGCGCGTTCAGCACGGGCGGTTTTGCCGATATCACGCGCGTGCATTCCTGGACGCTGGAAAGCACGCAAGGGGCCGAAGGCTACGAGCAGTATCACAAGCTCGCCAACCGCATTTCCGAGGCGCTCGACTTCATGAAAGCCGCCGGTGTCAGCTCTTCAAGCGTGGAGTCGCTGGCCAAGGTGGATTTCTACACCAGCCACGAGGCGTTGTTGTTGGAATATGAAGAGGCGCTGTGCCGGGTCGATTCGCTTTCGGGCCAGTCTGTTGCAGGCTCCGGCCATATGATCTGGATTGGCGACCGCACCCGCCAGCCCGATGGCGCGCATGTTGAATTTTGCCGTGGCGTGATGAACCCGATCGGGTTGAAATGCGGCCCGAGCCTTGAGCCCGACGAGCTTTTGCGCCTGATCGACACGCTCAACCCCGAAAACGAGGCCGGACGGCTGACGCTGATCGCCCGTTTCGGCGCAGGCAAGGTTGAAAACCACCTGCCGGGCCTCATCCGCGCGGTAGAGCGTGAGGGGCGCAAGGTTGTCTGGTCGTGCGACCCGATGCATGGCAACACCATCAAATCGCCGTCCGGCTATAAAACCCGTCCGTTCGAGCAGGTTCTGGCCGAGATGCGCGAATTCTTCGCCATCCACAAGGCCGAGGGCAGCTATGCAGGCGGTGTGCATTTCGAGATGACCGGCAAGGACGTGACCGAATGCACCGGCGGCGGGCTGCGCGCGGTTACGGATGAGGACCTGTCCGACCGTTATCACACGGCGTGCGATCCGCGCCTCAATGCCAGCCAGTCGCTTGAACTGGCGTTTCTGGTGGCCGGAGAGTTGCACAAACGTGCCGAGGCCGAGCGCGCGGCGGTTTAG
- a CDS encoding GlxA family transcriptional regulator: MALRNDSIDQKPAHYLFVLLHDYSMIAFASALEPLRLANRMAGKKLYQWSLASENGETAVCSNGTEVRVNSGLGDVARDTTIMVCGGINIKTTMTRPMIAWLRRESRKGMPIGGLCTATQLMAKAGMLDGKRATIHWENREAFQEEYPELMVSTAIFTIDGNRYSSAGGTSSADLMLKIIANDYGADLANAVADQMIYTTVRTDKDEQRLSVPTRIGVRHPKLANVIQVMEKNLEEPMSPSILASDVGMSTRQLERLFRRYLNRSPKRYYMELRLQKARNLLLQTDMSVINVALACGFASPSHFSKCYRAHFATTPYRERGQQEIAHD, encoded by the coding sequence ATGGCGTTGCGCAATGATTCGATAGACCAAAAGCCTGCACATTACCTGTTTGTGCTGCTGCATGATTATTCCATGATCGCCTTTGCCTCGGCACTGGAACCGCTGCGGCTGGCCAACCGCATGGCCGGAAAAAAGCTGTATCAGTGGAGCCTTGCCTCGGAAAACGGCGAAACGGCGGTGTGTTCCAACGGCACCGAAGTGCGGGTCAATTCCGGGCTTGGTGACGTGGCGCGCGATACCACAATCATGGTCTGCGGTGGCATCAACATCAAAACCACCATGACCCGCCCGATGATCGCCTGGCTGCGCCGCGAATCGCGCAAGGGAATGCCGATTGGCGGGCTTTGCACCGCCACGCAGCTTATGGCCAAGGCCGGAATGCTGGATGGCAAGCGCGCGACAATCCACTGGGAAAACCGCGAGGCGTTTCAGGAGGAATATCCGGAACTGATGGTTTCGACCGCGATTTTCACCATTGATGGCAACCGCTATTCCTCGGCCGGCGGCACATCTTCGGCCGATCTGATGCTCAAGATCATCGCCAATGACTATGGGGCAGATCTGGCAAATGCCGTGGCCGACCAGATGATCTATACCACCGTGCGCACCGATAAGGACGAACAGCGCCTTTCCGTGCCAACCCGCATTGGCGTGCGCCACCCCAAGCTCGCCAATGTCATTCAGGTGATGGAAAAGAACCTCGAAGAGCCGATGTCGCCATCCATTCTGGCCAGCGATGTCGGCATGTCGACGCGGCAGTTGGAACGGCTGTTCCGCCGCTATCTGAACCGCTCGCCCAAACGCTATTATATGGAGCTGCGGCTGCAAAAGGCCCGCAACCTGCTGTTGCAAACCGATATGAGCGTGATCAACGTGGCGCTGGCTTGCGGCTTTGCCAGCCCGTCGCATTTTTCCAAATGCTACCGCGCGCATTTCGCCACAACCCCCTACCGCGAGCGCGGCCAACAGGAGATAGCCCATGACTGA
- a CDS encoding thiolase family protein → MTDPVVILGAARTPMGGLMGALSPLSAAELGGAAIAAALKRAGIEGAQVDELLMGCVLPAGQGQAPARQAGFLGGLPESVPASTLNKMCGSGMKTVMMAHDQLLAGNGALVVAGGMESMSNAPYVLPKMRAGARLGHGQVVDSMFLDGLEDAYDKGRLMGTFAEDCAQTFQFSREEQDAYALDSLNFSLRAIAEGDFDAEVTPLTVTSRTGSVTVAQDEQPAQARPEKIPLLKPAFRAGGTVTAANSSSISDGAAALVLARESSTKGEVRARILGHASHAHAPANFPTAPVPAAQKLLARLGWRVADVDLWEVNEAFAVVPMAFMREMGLSRDKVNVNGGACALGHPIGASGARIIVTLLHALERRGLKRGVAAICIGGGEGTAIAIERP, encoded by the coding sequence ATGACTGACCCGGTGGTGATTCTGGGTGCCGCCCGCACGCCAATGGGCGGGCTGATGGGCGCGCTTTCGCCGCTCAGCGCCGCCGAACTTGGCGGGGCTGCCATTGCCGCGGCACTGAAGCGTGCAGGCATAGAGGGCGCGCAGGTCGATGAGTTGCTCATGGGCTGCGTGCTGCCCGCAGGCCAGGGCCAGGCACCCGCCCGCCAGGCCGGGTTTTTGGGCGGATTGCCCGAATCCGTTCCCGCATCGACGCTCAATAAAATGTGCGGCTCGGGCATGAAAACCGTGATGATGGCGCATGACCAACTGCTGGCCGGTAACGGCGCGCTGGTGGTTGCCGGCGGTATGGAGAGCATGTCAAACGCGCCTTATGTGCTGCCCAAAATGCGCGCAGGCGCGCGGCTTGGGCATGGGCAGGTGGTTGATTCCATGTTTCTGGACGGTCTGGAAGACGCCTATGACAAGGGCCGCCTGATGGGGACATTTGCCGAAGACTGCGCGCAGACCTTTCAGTTTTCACGTGAAGAACAAGATGCTTATGCTTTGGATTCGCTCAACTTTTCGCTGCGCGCCATTGCCGAGGGTGATTTTGACGCCGAGGTGACGCCGCTGACCGTAACCAGCCGCACAGGCAGTGTGACGGTTGCGCAAGACGAACAGCCCGCCCAGGCGCGGCCCGAGAAGATTCCGCTGCTCAAACCCGCCTTCCGCGCGGGCGGCACGGTTACGGCGGCCAATTCCAGCAGCATTTCAGACGGTGCCGCGGCGCTTGTGCTGGCGCGCGAAAGCAGCACCAAGGGCGAGGTTCGCGCGCGCATTCTGGGCCATGCCAGCCATGCCCATGCCCCGGCCAATTTCCCCACCGCGCCGGTGCCTGCCGCGCAAAAACTGCTTGCCAGGCTTGGATGGCGCGTGGCGGATGTTGACCTGTGGGAGGTGAACGAAGCCTTTGCCGTGGTGCCAATGGCCTTCATGCGCGAAATGGGGCTGAGCCGCGACAAGGTCAATGTCAACGGTGGCGCCTGTGCGCTTGGCCACCCTATTGGGGCTTCCGGCGCGCGCATTATCGTAACGCTGCTGCACGCGTTGGAACGGCGCGGGCTGAAGCGCGGCGTGGCGGCCATTTGCATTGGTGGCGGCGAGGGCACGGCCATCGCCATCGAGCGGCCTTAA
- a CDS encoding FliG C-terminal domain-containing protein yields MPSTALAKPAPTAPQAPVPKLSKPQKAAVLIGALGSQSARPFLETLDETGLRHFVAAMSTLRQIRPDTVHLVIDEFLAELETAGLGVAGGMGHVRELLKDYVSDAVMERIMGELSASDAQDVWRDIIAAPPEALCDILTPEHAQIAAIVLARLPAERAAAVLAAFDADHARDVVVALNENQHLADEVVAEIGAVLHEALRARPRQRPTPPSERIGAIMNFTPGPVRDHILGHFEGTMPEVSAAIRRKMFTFNDIPMRISPRDIGSITQAVEEDMLLRALIGAETSAPDSREFILGNLSKRMAAQMEEAMAELGTVKPAEADAAQLDILRNIRRLVEAGEIKLLDPPDEAQND; encoded by the coding sequence ATGCCCAGCACCGCCCTTGCCAAACCCGCGCCGACTGCCCCGCAAGCACCGGTGCCAAAGCTCAGCAAACCGCAAAAGGCGGCGGTGCTGATTGGCGCGCTTGGCAGTCAAAGCGCGCGCCCCTTTCTTGAAACGCTGGATGAGACGGGGTTGCGCCATTTCGTGGCCGCCATGTCGACACTGCGCCAGATCCGCCCCGACACCGTGCATCTGGTGATAGACGAATTTCTGGCCGAACTTGAAACCGCCGGGCTGGGCGTGGCCGGTGGCATGGGTCATGTGCGCGAATTGCTGAAGGATTATGTATCGGACGCCGTGATGGAGCGGATCATGGGCGAGCTTTCGGCCAGCGACGCTCAGGATGTTTGGCGCGACATCATCGCCGCCCCGCCCGAGGCTTTGTGCGATATTCTTACCCCCGAACACGCGCAAATTGCCGCGATCGTGCTGGCCCGCCTGCCCGCCGAACGGGCCGCCGCCGTGCTGGCCGCCTTTGATGCCGACCATGCGCGCGATGTGGTTGTCGCGCTGAACGAAAACCAGCATCTGGCCGACGAGGTTGTGGCCGAAATCGGTGCCGTGCTGCACGAGGCATTGCGCGCCCGCCCCCGCCAGCGCCCCACGCCCCCAAGCGAGCGGATCGGCGCCATCATGAACTTTACCCCCGGCCCGGTGCGCGACCATATTCTTGGCCATTTCGAAGGCACGATGCCCGAAGTCTCGGCCGCGATTCGCCGCAAAATGTTCACCTTCAACGATATTCCGATGCGCATTTCGCCGCGCGACATCGGCTCGATCACCCAAGCCGTTGAAGAAGACATGCTGCTGCGCGCCTTGATCGGGGCCGAGACGAGCGCGCCGGACAGCCGCGAATTCATCCTTGGCAACCTGTCCAAACGCATGGCCGCGCAGATGGAGGAGGCGATGGCCGAGCTTGGCACCGTCAAACCCGCCGAAGCCGATGCCGCCCAGCTTGACATACTGCGCAATATCCGCCGCCTGGTCGAGGCGGGCGAAATCAAACTGCTCGATCCGCCCGACGAGGCGCAAAATGACTAG